Proteins encoded within one genomic window of [Chlorobium] sp. 445:
- a CDS encoding transcriptional regulator, translating into MKTVSLKLLTIIADEALQRRLIEDVKKLGAKGYTLEKAYGEGDSGGRISQWEGENIRLEMLVSTEIAEKILDKISRDYFDKYSIIAYLCDAQVLRGE; encoded by the coding sequence ATGAAAACAGTATCACTCAAACTGCTCACCATCATTGCCGATGAAGCCTTGCAAAGACGGCTCATTGAAGATGTCAAAAAACTCGGCGCAAAAGGCTACACGCTCGAGAAAGCCTACGGAGAAGGCGATAGCGGCGGTCGCATTAGCCAGTGGGAAGGCGAAAACATTCGCTTGGAAATGCTCGTCAGCACGGAAATAGCTGAAAAAATTTTGGATAAGATTTCACGCGATTACTTCGACAAATACAGCATCATTGCTTATCTGTGCGACGCGCAAGTCTTACGTGGCGAAAA